Proteins encoded within one genomic window of Triticum aestivum cultivar Chinese Spring chromosome 2D, IWGSC CS RefSeq v2.1, whole genome shotgun sequence:
- the LOC123054683 gene encoding non-specific lipid-transfer protein 3, producing the protein MARMALLAVFAVLAALAVAEMASGAVTCGDVTSAIAPCMSYATGQASSPSVGCCSGVRTLNGKASTSADRQAACRCLKNLAGSFKGISMGNAANIPGECGVSVSFPINNNVNCDTLH; encoded by the exons ATGGCTCGCATGGCACTGCTAGCCGTGTTCGCCGTGCTCGCGGCACTGGCGGTGGCGGAGATGGCGTCCGGGGCGGTGACCTGCGGCGACGTGACGTCCGCCATCGCGCCGTGCATGTCCTACGCGACGGGGCAAGCGTCGTCACCCTCGGTGGGGTGCTGCAGCGGGGTGAGGACCCTGAATGGCAAGGCGTCCACCTCGGCCGACCGGCAGGCGGCGTGCCGCTGCCTCAAGAACCTGGCGGGGTCGTTCAAGGGCATCAGCATGGGCAACGCCGCCAACATCCCCGGCGAGTGCGGCGTCTCCGTCTCTTTCCCCATCAACAACAACGTCAACTGCGACAC CCTTCACTAA
- the LOC123054682 gene encoding non-specific lipid-transfer protein 3 has translation MLIKLSAPSQLHGFQQASRSTRSSMARVALVAVFAVLAALAVAEMASGAVTCGDVTSAVAPCMSYATGKASAPSGACCSGVRTLNAKASTPADRKAACNCLKNLAGSGISMGNAANIPGKCGVSVSFPISTKTNCNNLH, from the exons atgcTAATCAAGCTCTCAGCTCCTTCCCAGCTCCACGGTTTCCAGCAAGCAAGCCGAAGCACTAGATCCTCGATGGCTCGCGTGGCACTGGTCGCCGTGTTCGCCGTGCTCGCGGCACTGGCGGTGGCGGAGATGGCGTCCGGGGCGGTGACCTGCGGCGACGTGACGTCCGCCGTCGCGCCGTGCATGTCCTACGCGACGGGGAAGGCGTCGGCACCCTCGGGTGCGTGCTGCAGCGGGGTGAGGACCCTGAACGCCAAGGCGTCCACCCCGGCCGACCGGAAGGCGGCGTGCAACTGCCTCAAGAACCTGGCGGGGTCGGGCATCAGCATGGGTAACGCCGCCAACATCCCCGGCAAGTGCGGCGTCTCCGTCTCTTTCCCCATCAGCACCAAAACCAACTGCAATAA CCTTCACTAA